The Fervidicoccus fontis Kam940 DNA window AGAAAGCTCAGTGGGAAAGAATTTTTCAAGCTTTCCCGCTCAATCGAGAAACGGGCTTTCAGTTCATGGATTTGGAGGGGAAATCGCAGATTCCCATGAAATCCGCTTTAATAGTCTTTGGTGGTCTGCGATCTATTTACTGAGTTTTCAAAAGCATCAGAGAATATACCCAATTCTTCAGGTTTTTTCGTTTTTTCCAGGTGTCCCTTAGCCTTCTTCAATTTTCTTTTCATTATTTTATGTGAACATTTGTATGCTTATGATTGCGCGTGTCTCAAAAACCTCTAAATATGATGAATCAAGAGGAATAAACAGGTGTGCTGGTATGATGGCTATAAGTTAAGCCATCAAAAAGATATTTGCTGAATTGAAAGAGCTGCCTCTGCTGAAGAGGTCATCGGAATCATTCATCATAGTGCGCAAAAGTTTTTTAATGATTAAAAATTAAAAAATAATGGGAAATGCTAATGATAAATGTTGAGAGCCTCGTGGTTTCGTATGGACGGCTTAAGGAGCCTGTTTTGAAGAGTGTTAATGCGGTCTTTGATGGAAAGAGTCTTGTTTTGGGGCCGAATGGCTCCGGAAAGACGACCCTTTTTAGGGCTTTGTGTGGGCTTACAAATGTGAAGGGGGGGGGCAGGATTTTAGTTGATGGTGTTGATGTTGAGAACATATACGCTAAGACAGGAGTTATAGCCGCAAATTTTCCGGAAGTTTTGTCTCTTTTATCGATTAGAGTTGTTGACTTGATAGATTTGCATGCGGACTTAACTGGCGGAGATCGATCTGTTGCTTTGCGAATTCTTGGTGATTTGGGGATAAGTGAAGCATTTTTGAGAGGTAAGAAGTTGCATTAGCTTTCAGCAGGTCAAGTGAAGGCTGTTTGCACTGCAATAGCCCTTGCGACTCGCGCCAAGCATGTTCTTTTAGATGAACCTTTCGAACAGTTGGATCCTGCTAGAAAGAGCAGATTAATCGGATATTTTGAAGGCTATGATGGTTTAATAATCTTAAACACTCATGAGACTTGGCTTATAAGAAACTTGACTGGTTGGAAGGTCTTTTTCATGTTTGAGGGAGTCCTATACGGGCCTATCTCGACCGACGATTTGTTGAATGCCAAATTCTCCATTAAAGATGAAGCTGGAGCCCTTATCAAAATGTTGGTTTCAGGCAAAACCGTGAGCTTAGTTAAAGGAGAGAGTGGAAAGGCAATTTTAAGTTTGG harbors:
- a CDS encoding ATP-binding cassette domain-containing protein, which produces MINVESLVVSYGRLKEPVLKSVNAVFDGKSLVLGPNGSGKTTLFRALCGLTNVKGGGRILVDGVDVENIYAKTGVIAANFPEVLSLLSIRVVDLIDLHADLTGGDRSVALRILGDLGISEAFLRGKKLH